The following proteins are encoded in a genomic region of Prionailurus viverrinus isolate Anna chromosome E3, UM_Priviv_1.0, whole genome shotgun sequence:
- the AMDHD2 gene encoding N-acetylglucosamine-6-phosphate deacetylase isoform X1 — MRDAQGEGRAPVLQFTNCRILRGRALLREDLWVRGGRILDPEKLFFEERRMADEQRDCGGCILAPGFIDVQINGGFGVDFSQATEDVGSGVALVAQRILSHGVTSFCPTLVTSPPEVYHKVLPQIPVKSGGPHGAGVLGVHLEGPFISREKRGAHPEAHLRSFEANAFHDVLATYGPLDNVRIVTLAPELGRSHEVIRALTARGICVSLGHSVADLQAAEEAVQSGATFITHLFNAMLPFHHRDPGIVGLLTSDRLPPGRHIFYGMIADGTHTNPAALRIAHRAHPQGLVLVTDAVPALGLGNGRHTLGQQEVEVDGLTAYVAGTKTLSGSIAPMDVCVRHFLQATGCSVELALEAASLHPAQLLGLEKHKGTLDFGADADFVVLDDSLHVRATYISGELVWQAEEARQ, encoded by the exons ATGCGAGACGCACAGGGCGAGGGGCGGGCCCCGGTGCTCCAGTTCACCAACTGCCGCATCCTGCGAGGGCGGGCGCTGCTCAG GGAGGATCTGTGGGTGCGCGGAGGCCGCATTCTGGACCCGGAGAAGCTGTTCTTCGAGGAGCGGCGAATGGCGGATGAGCAGCGGGACTGCGGGGGCTGCATCCTGGCGCCTGGCTTCATCGATGTGCAGATCAATG GTGGATTTGGCGTTGACTTCTCTCAGGCCACGGAGGACGTGGGTTCGGGGGTCGCCCTGGTGGCCCAGAGGATATTGTCGCATGGAGTCACCTCCTTCTGCCCCACTTTGGTCACCTCGCCACCGGAGGTTTATCACAAG GTCCTTCCTCAGATCCCTGTGAAGAGTGGTGGTCCCCATGGGGCAGGGGTCCTCG GGGTGCACCTGGAGGGCCCGTTCATCAGCCGGGAGAAGCGAGGTGCGCACCCCGAAGCCCACCTGCGCTCCTTTGAGGCCAACGCCTTCCACGATGTGCTGGCCACCTACGGGCCCCTGGACAACGTCCGCATTGTGACGCTGGCCCCCGAGCTGGGCCGAAGCCATGAGGTGATCCGGGCGCTGACAGCCCGTGGCATCTGTGTGTCCCTAG GACACTCGGTGGCCGACCTGCAGGCCGCGGAGGAAGCCGTGCAGAGTGGGGCCACCTTCATCACCCACCTCTTCAACGCCATGCTGCCT TTCCACCACCGTGACCCCGGTATCGTGGGGCTCCTGACCAGTGACCGGCTGCCTCCCGGCCGCCACATCTTCTACGGGATGATCGCGGATGGCACGCACACCAACCCGGCCGCCCTGCGCATCGCCCACCGGGCCCATCCCCAGG GGCTGGTGTTGGTCACTGACGCCGTTCCCGCCCTGGGTTTGGGCAATGGACGTCACACGCTGGGGCAGCAGGAGGTGGAGGTGGACGGGCTGACAGCCTATGTGGCCG gCACCAAGACACTGAGCGGCAGCATAGCCCCGATGGATGTCTGCGTCCGGCATTTCCTGCAGGCTACAG GCTGCAGTGTGGAGCTGGCCCTGGAGGCTGCGTCCCTGCACCCCGCGCAGCTGCTGGGGCTGGAGAAACACAAGGGGACGCTGGACTTCGGGGCTGATGCAG ACTTCGTGGTGCTCGATGACTCCCTCCACGTGCGGGCCACCTACATCTCGGGCGAGTTGGTGTGGCAGGCGGAGGAAGCCAGGCAGTGA
- the AMDHD2 gene encoding N-acetylglucosamine-6-phosphate deacetylase isoform X2, whose amino-acid sequence MADEQRDCGGCILAPGFIDVQINGGFGVDFSQATEDVGSGVALVAQRILSHGVTSFCPTLVTSPPEVYHKVLPQIPVKSGGPHGAGVLGVHLEGPFISREKRGAHPEAHLRSFEANAFHDVLATYGPLDNVRIVTLAPELGRSHEVIRALTARGICVSLGHSVADLQAAEEAVQSGATFITHLFNAMLPFHHRDPGIVGLLTSDRLPPGRHIFYGMIADGTHTNPAALRIAHRAHPQGLVLVTDAVPALGLGNGRHTLGQQEVEVDGLTAYVAGTKTLSGSIAPMDVCVRHFLQATGCSVELALEAASLHPAQLLGLEKHKGTLDFGADADFVVLDDSLHVRATYISGELVWQAEEARQ is encoded by the exons ATGGCGGATGAGCAGCGGGACTGCGGGGGCTGCATCCTGGCGCCTGGCTTCATCGATGTGCAGATCAATG GTGGATTTGGCGTTGACTTCTCTCAGGCCACGGAGGACGTGGGTTCGGGGGTCGCCCTGGTGGCCCAGAGGATATTGTCGCATGGAGTCACCTCCTTCTGCCCCACTTTGGTCACCTCGCCACCGGAGGTTTATCACAAG GTCCTTCCTCAGATCCCTGTGAAGAGTGGTGGTCCCCATGGGGCAGGGGTCCTCG GGGTGCACCTGGAGGGCCCGTTCATCAGCCGGGAGAAGCGAGGTGCGCACCCCGAAGCCCACCTGCGCTCCTTTGAGGCCAACGCCTTCCACGATGTGCTGGCCACCTACGGGCCCCTGGACAACGTCCGCATTGTGACGCTGGCCCCCGAGCTGGGCCGAAGCCATGAGGTGATCCGGGCGCTGACAGCCCGTGGCATCTGTGTGTCCCTAG GACACTCGGTGGCCGACCTGCAGGCCGCGGAGGAAGCCGTGCAGAGTGGGGCCACCTTCATCACCCACCTCTTCAACGCCATGCTGCCT TTCCACCACCGTGACCCCGGTATCGTGGGGCTCCTGACCAGTGACCGGCTGCCTCCCGGCCGCCACATCTTCTACGGGATGATCGCGGATGGCACGCACACCAACCCGGCCGCCCTGCGCATCGCCCACCGGGCCCATCCCCAGG GGCTGGTGTTGGTCACTGACGCCGTTCCCGCCCTGGGTTTGGGCAATGGACGTCACACGCTGGGGCAGCAGGAGGTGGAGGTGGACGGGCTGACAGCCTATGTGGCCG gCACCAAGACACTGAGCGGCAGCATAGCCCCGATGGATGTCTGCGTCCGGCATTTCCTGCAGGCTACAG GCTGCAGTGTGGAGCTGGCCCTGGAGGCTGCGTCCCTGCACCCCGCGCAGCTGCTGGGGCTGGAGAAACACAAGGGGACGCTGGACTTCGGGGCTGATGCAG ACTTCGTGGTGCTCGATGACTCCCTCCACGTGCGGGCCACCTACATCTCGGGCGAGTTGGTGTGGCAGGCGGAGGAAGCCAGGCAGTGA
- the ATP6V0C gene encoding V-type proton ATPase 16 kDa proteolipid subunit c, whose product MSEAKSGPEYASFFAVMGASAAMVFSALGAAYGTAKSGTGIAAMSVMRPELIMKSIIPVVMAGIIAIYGLVVAVLIANSLNDGITLYRSFLQLGAGLSVGLSGLAAGFAIGIVGDAGVRGTAQQPRLFVGMILILIFAEVLGLYGLIVALILSTK is encoded by the exons ATGTCCGAGGCCAAGAGCGGCCCCGAGTACGCCTCCTTTTTCGCGGTCATGGGCGCCTCGGCCGCCATGGTCTTCAGCG ccctgggtGCCGCCTACGGTACAGCCAAGAGTGGCACTGGCATCGCGGCCATGTCTGTCATGCGGCCAGAACTGATCATGAAGTCCATCATCCCAGTGGTCATGGCTGGTATCATCGCCATCTACGGGCTGGTGGTGGCCGTCCTCATCGCTAATTCCCTGAATGATGGCATCACTCTCTACAG GAGTTTCCTCCAACTGGGTGCTGGCCTGAGCGTGGGCCTCAGCGGGCTGGCAGCTGGCTTTGCCATTGGCATCGTGGGGGACGCTGGTGTGCGTGGCACTGCCCAGCAGCCCCGGCTATTCGTGGGCATGATCCTGATCCTCATCTTCGCCGAGGTGCTCGGCCTCTACGGTCTCATCGTTGCCCTTATCCTCTCCACAAAGTAG
- the TBC1D24 gene encoding TBC1 domain family member 24, which yields MDPPGYNCFVDRDRMDAAVQDLGPKELSCTEPQELKQLARQGYWARSYALRGKVYQRLIRDIPCRTVTPDASVYSDIVGKIVGKHSSSSLPLPEFVDNTQVPSYCLNARGEDAVRKILLCIANQFPDVSFCPALPAVVALLLHYSTDEAQCFENACRILACNDPSRKLVDQSFLAFESSCMTFGDLVNKYCQAAHKLMVAVSEDVLQVYADWQRWLFGELPLGHFARVFDVFLVEGYKVLYRVALAILKFFHKVRAGQPLESDSVKQDIRTFVRDIAKTVSPEKLLEKAFAIRLFSRKEIQLLQMANEKALKQKGITVKQKRQFVHLAVHAENFHSEIVSVKEMRDIWSWVPERFALCQPLLLFSSLQHGYSLTRFYFQCEGHEPTLLLIKTTQKEVCGAYLSTDWSERNKFGGKVGFFGTGECFVFRLQPEVQRYEWVVIKHPELTKPVSLEAAAAPSPLGRPTSSDPADRLSPFLSARHFNLPSKTESMFMAGGNDCLIVGGGGGQALYIDGDLNRGRTGHCDTFNNQPLCSENFLIAAVEAWGFQDPDTQ from the exons ATGGATCCCCCGGGCTACAACTGCTTTGTGGACAGAGACAGGATGGACGCGGCCGTGCAGGACCTGGGCCCCAAGGAGCTGAGCTGCACCGAGCCGCAGGAGCTGAAGCAGCTGGCTCGCCAGGGCTACTGGGCCCGCAGCTACGCCCTGCGGGGGAAGGTGTACCAGCGCCTGATCCGGGACATCCCCTGCCGCACGGTCACACCGGACGCCAGCGTATACAGCGACATCGTGGGCAAGATCGTGGGCAagcacagcagcagcagcctgcCCTTGCCCGAGTTTGTGGACAACACGCAGGTGCCCAGCTACTGCCTGAACGCGCGGGGCGAGGATGCCGTGCGCAAGATCCTGCTGTGCATCGCCAACCAGTTCCCCGATGTGTCCTTCTGCCCCGCCCTGCCCGCGGTTGTGGCCCTGCTGCTGCACTACAGCACGGACGAGGCCCAGTGCTTTGAGAATGCCTGCCGCATCCTGGCCTGCAATGACCCCAGCCGGAAGCTGGTGGATCAGAGCTTCCTGGCCTTCGAGTCCTCCTGCATGACGTTTGGGGACCTGGTGAACAAGTACTGCCAGGCGGCCCACAAGCTGATGGTGGCCGTGTCAGAGGACGTCCTGCAGGTCTACGCGGACTGGCAGCGCTGGCTGTTCGGGGAGCTGCCCCTCGGCCACTTCGCCCGCGTCTTCGACGTGTTCCTGGTGGAAGGCTACAAGGTGCTGTACCGTGTGGCGCTGGCGATCCTCAAGTTCTTCCACAAGGTGAGGGCTGGGCAGCCACTCGAGTCAGACAGCGTGAAGCAGGACATTCGCACCTTCGTCAGGGATATCGCCAAGACCGTGTCTCCTGAGAAGCTGCTGGAGAAAGCATTTGCCATCCGCCTCTTCTCCCGGAAGGAGATTCAGCTCCTGCAGATGGCCAACGAGAAAGCTCTGAAGCAGAAAGGCATCACCGTCAAGCAGAAGAG gCAGTTTGTGCACTTGGCGGTGCACGCGGAGAACTTCCACTCAGAGATCGTCAGTGTGAAGGAGATGAGAGACATCTGGTCGTGGGTCCCCGAGCGCTTTGCCCTCTGCCAGCCCCTCCTGCTCTTCTCCTCGCTGCAGCACGGGTACAGCCTGACCAG GTTTTATTTCCAGTGTGAAGGACATGAGCCCACCCTCCTGCTCATCAAGACCACGCAAAAGGAG GTGTGTGGGGCTTACCTGTCAACAGACTGGAGTGAGAGGAACAAGTTTGGAGGCAAAGTGGGCTTCTTTGGGACGGGAGAGTGCTTCGTGTTCAGG CTGCAGCCTGAGGTCCAGCGCTACGAGTGGGTGGTCATCAAACACCCGGAGTTGACCAAGCCAGTGTCCTTGGAGGCCGCTGCCGCTCCATCCCCTCTCGGCCGCCCCACATCCTCAGACCCTGCCGACCGCCTCTCGCCCTTCCTGTCCGCGCGGCACTTCAACCTGCCCTCCAAGACCGAGTCCATGTTCATGGCTGGGGGCAACGACTGCCTCATCGTAG GTGGAGGGGGCGGCCAAGCGCTCTACATCGATGGGGACCTGAACCGGGGCCGCACTGGCCACTGCGATACTTTCAACAACCAGCCCCTCTGCTCTGAGAACTTCCTCATCGCTGCCGTGGAGGCCTGGGGCTTCCAAGACCCCGACACCCAGTGA